One segment of Plectropomus leopardus isolate mb unplaced genomic scaffold, YSFRI_Pleo_2.0 unplaced_scaffold12052, whole genome shotgun sequence DNA contains the following:
- the LOC121963667 gene encoding troponin T, fast skeletal muscle isoforms-like: FADDVFAAILQEKRRAERAEQQRVRAEKEKERQARREEERRIREESDAKKKAEEEAKKKSALSSMGSSYSSHLQRVSARSTTSGNLPKYCTHTSGHCSIFNLCYF, encoded by the exons TTTGCTGACGATGTGTTTGCCGCCATCCTGCAGGAGAAGCGTCGCGCTGAGAGAGCCGAGCAGCAGAGGGTCCGCGCTGAGAAGGAGAAGGAGCGCCAGGCCAGACGTGAG GAGGAGAGGCGGATCAGGGAGGAGAGTGATGCCAAGAagaaggcagaggaggaggccaAGAAGAAGTCTGCTCTGTCCAGCATGGGCTCCTCCTACAGCAGCCACCTGCAGAGAGTCAGTGCACGCAGCACTACATCTGGAAATTTACCCaaatactgcacacacacttctgGGCA